In Euzebyales bacterium, a single genomic region encodes these proteins:
- a CDS encoding BlaI/MecI/CopY family transcriptional regulator has translation MMAKRRSQPQGLLGPLETDVMETVWQLGDTTVRDVHEALSSRRDLAYTTVMTTMARLASKGLLTRDTSGLAHRYHATITRDEYARSTVTSVVDWLVDRFPEPAMSYFMQVVEDEGGDASTDELRERIDQLRMQED, from the coding sequence ATGATGGCGAAGCGCCGCTCCCAACCGCAGGGACTGCTCGGACCGCTCGAGACCGACGTCATGGAGACCGTGTGGCAGCTCGGCGACACGACGGTCCGCGACGTCCACGAGGCGCTGTCGTCGCGCCGTGACCTGGCCTACACCACCGTCATGACGACGATGGCCCGCCTTGCGTCCAAGGGACTGCTCACCCGTGACACGTCCGGCCTGGCTCACCGGTACCACGCCACCATTACACGCGACGAGTACGCCCGTTCGACGGTCACCTCGGTCGTGGACTGGCTGGTCGACCGGTTCCCGGAGCCCGCGATGAGCTACTTCATGCAGGTCGTCGAGGACGAGGGCGGGGACGCCTCGACTGATGAGCTGCGCGAAAGGATCGATCAGTTGCGCATGCAGGAGGACTGA
- a CDS encoding ABC transporter substrate-binding protein: MHRWLVGWAVVALLLAACDAAEVAAPGATAGTVVPRASSSVAPARGGTLRWAIRRPAAIVPGETTDDAGLLVVDTLFDSLTRVDTAGEVHAAAAVRWRSSAGGRRWRFTLRSDARYHDGTAVRARDFAVSWAHTVELGLTGSHLQDVVGYGAVREGRADRLAGVRAVDGVTLEVRLRHPMMDLPALVAHPTLAPLPPRATSARRFADQPVGNGPYRITERWSGGQFIRVERDRGWRNGPKERSSARVGEIVFRIIDTDAAYVAFQQGRVDVAPLPAGARRQALRTYGPADQGRGPGVVDAPSPTLYFLAFHMDTPPWDDVEVRRALSRAIDRVALVDAQRDLELDPARWIVPPALQHVTPEVCDSCLHLPSLAADAFRRADVTEVTLTVDAEGGHEQVARRIRADLAEVGVDVTVETLPFEAYLAGIEAGELGLYRFGWQAQYPSPGAMLEAVVRSGAPRERGDGANYGGYADERVDRLLDRARRARSARRRQQLWTRAEERALRDQAIVPLFSFRQRTVISERVRDLAVTPWGTATPERARLVADPEIDA, from the coding sequence GTGCACCGGTGGCTGGTGGGCTGGGCCGTCGTGGCCCTGCTGCTGGCCGCCTGTGACGCTGCCGAGGTCGCTGCTCCGGGGGCGACCGCCGGCACGGTCGTGCCACGTGCCTCGTCCAGCGTCGCGCCCGCACGCGGCGGAACGCTGCGCTGGGCGATCAGACGTCCTGCCGCGATCGTGCCGGGGGAGACGACCGATGACGCGGGACTGCTGGTGGTCGACACGCTGTTCGACTCGTTGACACGCGTCGACACCGCTGGTGAGGTCCACGCGGCCGCGGCCGTGCGCTGGCGCAGCAGCGCTGGTGGTCGCCGGTGGCGGTTCACCCTGCGCAGTGACGCCCGCTATCACGACGGGACCGCCGTGCGCGCGCGAGACTTCGCCGTGTCGTGGGCGCACACGGTGGAGCTCGGCCTGACCGGATCGCACCTGCAGGACGTGGTGGGGTACGGCGCCGTGCGCGAGGGGCGCGCGGATCGGCTCGCCGGTGTGCGCGCCGTCGACGGCGTCACGCTCGAGGTCCGGCTGCGCCATCCGATGATGGACCTGCCGGCGCTGGTCGCTCATCCCACGCTGGCGCCGCTGCCTCCCCGTGCGACGTCTGCGCGGCGCTTCGCAGACCAGCCGGTCGGCAACGGTCCGTACCGCATCACGGAGCGGTGGAGCGGAGGGCAGTTCATCCGCGTCGAGCGCGACCGGGGCTGGCGCAACGGACCGAAGGAGCGGTCGTCGGCCAGGGTCGGGGAGATCGTGTTCCGGATCATCGACACCGATGCGGCCTACGTCGCGTTCCAGCAGGGCAGGGTCGACGTCGCGCCGCTGCCCGCCGGTGCCCGCCGGCAGGCGCTGCGGACGTACGGACCGGCCGACCAGGGGCGGGGACCGGGCGTCGTCGACGCCCCGAGCCCGACCCTGTACTTCCTCGCGTTCCACATGGACACGCCGCCGTGGGACGATGTCGAGGTGCGACGCGCGCTCAGCCGGGCGATCGACCGGGTGGCCCTCGTGGACGCTCAGCGCGACCTCGAGCTCGACCCGGCGCGGTGGATCGTGCCGCCCGCCCTGCAGCACGTCACCCCGGAGGTGTGTGACAGTTGCCTGCACCTTCCGTCCCTGGCAGCCGATGCGTTCCGGCGGGCCGACGTGACCGAGGTGACGTTGACCGTCGACGCCGAGGGCGGGCACGAGCAGGTGGCCCGCAGGATCCGCGCGGACCTCGCCGAGGTGGGTGTGGACGTCACGGTCGAGACGCTGCCGTTCGAGGCGTACCTGGCGGGCATCGAGGCCGGCGAGCTTGGCCTGTACCGGTTCGGCTGGCAGGCGCAGTACCCGTCTCCCGGTGCGATGCTCGAGGCGGTCGTCCGCTCCGGTGCGCCGCGGGAGCGAGGCGACGGCGCGAACTACGGGGGCTACGCCGACGAACGCGTCGACAGGCTGCTCGATCGCGCGCGCCGCGCCAGGTCGGCGCGGCGGCGCCAGCAGCTGTGGACGCGGGCCGAGGAACGGGCGCTCAGGGACCAGGCGATCGTGCCCCTGTTCAGCTTCCGTCAGCGGACCGTCATCAGCGAGCGCGTGCGAGATCTCGCCGTCACGCCGTGGGGGACGGCTACCCCGGAACGCGCCCGGCTGGTCGCGGATCCGGAGATCGACGCCTGA
- a CDS encoding dipeptide ABC transporter ATP-binding protein has product MPDASEPVAEPLLRVENLVKWFPITQGIVFQRHIGDVKAVDGVSFELYPGETVGLVGESGCGKSTVARTLLRLERYTGGAAYYKGQNIFDLGASEMRKLRRNIQIIFQDPYASLNPRMTVGDIVMEPWEIHTDVVPKNERRERARQLLDRVGLNPDYLNRYPHQFSGGQRQRIGVARALALNPEIIICDEPVSALDVSVQAQVMNLLEELQDDFNLSYIFVAHDLSVVRHISDRVAVMYLGKIIEMGDEQQIYEQATHPYTQALLSAVPLPDPTKRDTRDRIILEGDLPSPSDPPSGCNFRTRCWKAEDRCAEEEPELIDRFDHGHPSACFFAEQRAAIL; this is encoded by the coding sequence GTGCCGGACGCCAGCGAACCCGTCGCTGAGCCATTGCTGCGGGTGGAGAACCTGGTCAAATGGTTCCCGATCACACAGGGCATCGTGTTCCAACGTCACATCGGTGACGTCAAGGCCGTCGACGGCGTCAGCTTCGAGCTGTACCCCGGTGAGACCGTCGGGCTGGTCGGCGAGTCCGGTTGCGGCAAGTCGACCGTCGCCCGCACACTGCTGCGACTCGAGCGTTACACCGGCGGGGCCGCGTACTACAAGGGTCAGAACATCTTCGACCTCGGCGCCAGCGAGATGCGCAAGCTTCGCCGCAACATCCAGATCATCTTCCAGGACCCCTACGCCTCGCTGAACCCGCGCATGACCGTCGGCGACATCGTCATGGAGCCGTGGGAGATCCACACCGACGTCGTGCCCAAGAACGAGCGCCGCGAGAGGGCCAGGCAACTGCTGGATCGGGTCGGGCTGAACCCTGACTACCTCAACCGCTACCCGCACCAGTTCTCCGGCGGACAGCGCCAGCGCATCGGCGTCGCCCGCGCGCTTGCCCTCAACCCCGAGATCATCATCTGCGACGAGCCGGTCAGCGCGCTCGACGTCTCGGTGCAGGCACAGGTCATGAACCTGCTCGAGGAGCTGCAGGACGACTTCAACCTGTCCTACATCTTCGTCGCGCACGACCTGTCGGTCGTCCGCCACATCTCCGATCGCGTCGCGGTCATGTACCTGGGCAAGATCATCGAGATGGGCGACGAGCAGCAGATCTACGAGCAGGCCACCCACCCCTATACGCAGGCCCTGTTGTCGGCGGTCCCGCTGCCGGACCCGACCAAGCGCGACACGCGCGACCGGATCATCCTCGAGGGCGACCTGCCGAGCCCGTCGGATCCACCGAGCGGCTGCAACTTCCGCACCCGCTGCTGGAAGGCCGAGGACCGCTGCGCCGAGGAGGAACCGGAGCTGATCGACCGCTTCGACCACGGCCACCCCAGCGCGTGCTTCTTCGCCGAGCAGCGCGCGGCGATCCTGTAG
- a CDS encoding M56 family metallopeptidase, with amino-acid sequence MPDGAGGFFLFLFESFVARALLGSLVGVLLVELLLRRDIVRSLIGRRLLLVVPFVVAGVLAIASANRGFLPNVWIETDRIVGAGVLMDVLGDVQNVGGSVDLLVASYLAVVGVLTTRRVAGAVRAHLMRRESPLAAADIRQRALYIAVQARITPPEVRLRADCPGGAFTTGVRRPWIALDPGLAADLDAAELDALLAHEMAHIRRRDPLLTMVTGICRDLTFFLPGIHLATYWLCREQEESADDLAARCTRRPGALASTILKVWEAQTGHHHVANACAAVTPVALRWPAFGLRRAPRTQQPHVVVRVQRLISPLHALTYRPTRRDVGLPLTVLTLAVTIGLLLPAWVTNVLQNDGVLLQFFSAPPTTGIESPAFATFRATAPTDTGPRTAPGPSPATADQLCPCVESAAQLRAGVPAATGTTPSHLVWSSDGRDAWELQRLHEQARLRVNRELITFRGGQREVGFFTVRRNPTEL; translated from the coding sequence GTGCCTGACGGGGCAGGAGGGTTCTTCCTCTTCCTGTTCGAGTCATTCGTGGCGCGGGCGCTGCTCGGGTCGCTCGTTGGCGTGCTTCTGGTGGAGCTGCTCCTGCGCCGTGACATCGTCCGCAGCCTGATCGGCCGGCGCCTGCTGCTCGTGGTTCCGTTCGTGGTCGCAGGTGTCCTCGCAATCGCGTCCGCCAACCGCGGCTTCCTGCCCAACGTGTGGATCGAAACCGATCGGATCGTCGGCGCCGGGGTCCTGATGGACGTGCTCGGCGACGTGCAGAACGTGGGCGGAAGCGTCGACCTTCTCGTCGCGAGCTATCTCGCGGTCGTCGGGGTCCTGACGACCCGGCGGGTCGCCGGTGCCGTCCGGGCACACCTGATGCGGCGCGAGAGCCCGCTCGCGGCGGCCGACATCAGGCAGCGGGCGTTGTACATCGCGGTGCAGGCCCGCATCACCCCACCCGAGGTGCGGCTGCGCGCGGACTGTCCCGGCGGCGCGTTCACGACCGGTGTCAGGCGGCCGTGGATCGCGCTCGATCCGGGTCTGGCCGCAGACCTCGACGCTGCCGAGCTCGACGCGCTCCTGGCACACGAGATGGCCCACATCCGTCGCCGTGACCCGCTGCTGACCATGGTCACGGGGATCTGCCGGGACCTGACGTTCTTCCTGCCCGGCATCCACCTTGCGACCTACTGGCTGTGTCGGGAGCAGGAGGAGTCCGCCGACGACCTCGCTGCACGCTGCACCCGGCGGCCGGGCGCGCTCGCGTCGACGATCCTGAAGGTCTGGGAGGCCCAGACCGGTCACCACCACGTGGCCAACGCGTGCGCTGCGGTGACGCCCGTGGCACTGCGCTGGCCTGCGTTCGGGCTGCGTCGGGCGCCGCGTACGCAACAACCACACGTCGTGGTGCGTGTGCAGCGACTGATCTCACCCCTGCACGCGCTGACCTACCGGCCCACCCGCCGGGATGTCGGGCTGCCGCTGACGGTGCTGACGCTGGCAGTCACCATCGGCCTGCTGCTGCCCGCCTGGGTCACCAACGTGCTGCAGAACGACGGCGTGCTGCTGCAGTTCTTCTCGGCGCCGCCGACGACCGGCATCGAGTCTCCGGCCTTCGCCACCTTCCGGGCCACCGCACCGACCGACACCGGGCCGCGTACCGCACCCGGACCCTCGCCCGCGACGGCCGACCAGCTCTGTCCGTGCGTCGAGTCCGCCGCCCAGCTGCGTGCCGGCGTGCCCGCAGCCACAGGCACGACCCCCTCGCACCTCGTGTGGTCCAGCGACGGACGGGACGCCTGGGAGCTGCAGCGCCTCCACGAGCAGGCCCGCCTGCGCGTCAACCGCGAGCTGATCACGTTCCGCGGTGGCCAGCGCGAGGTGGGGTTCTTCACCGTCCGCCGCAACCCCACGGAGCTCTGA
- a CDS encoding phosphoglycerate kinase — protein sequence MADPLPTLDGLDAAGRRVLVRADLNVPLENGRVTDDLRLEASLPTIHTLRDAGARVVLMSHLGRPKGEVREDLRLAPVAARLGELLGAPVTAASDITGDDAHRVVAGLADGDVGVLENLRFDPGETANDPGFAAALAELGDAYVDDAFGAVHRAHASVVGVPLILQPAVAGHLLQTEVEILSRLLHEPEAPFVAILGGVKVSDKLGVIDNLLERVDHLLIGGAMCFTFLKASGADVGASRVEEEQLDTVAGLVEQAGDRLHLPVDIVAAAAFEADAEHRTVEADDIPDGWMGLDIGPRTVEAFAGVIATARTVVWNGPMGVFEWEAFAAGTRGIADAVAACDGFTVIGGGDSAAAVRSMGHADHVSHISTGGGASLEFLEGVDLPGIAALRRV from the coding sequence ATGGCGGATCCGCTCCCGACCCTCGACGGGCTCGACGCGGCGGGTCGGCGCGTGCTGGTGCGAGCCGATCTCAACGTGCCACTCGAGAACGGCCGCGTCACCGACGACCTGCGGCTCGAGGCGTCGCTGCCGACGATCCACACGCTGCGCGACGCCGGTGCCCGCGTCGTGTTGATGAGCCATCTGGGGCGTCCGAAGGGCGAGGTCCGCGAGGACCTGCGACTGGCGCCCGTCGCGGCGCGGCTCGGTGAGCTGCTCGGTGCCCCGGTGACCGCCGCGTCGGACATCACGGGCGACGACGCGCACCGCGTCGTCGCCGGGCTCGCAGACGGCGACGTCGGCGTGCTGGAGAACCTGCGGTTCGATCCCGGGGAGACCGCCAACGACCCCGGGTTCGCCGCCGCGCTCGCCGAGCTCGGTGATGCCTACGTCGACGATGCGTTCGGCGCGGTTCACCGCGCCCACGCCAGTGTCGTGGGCGTGCCGTTGATCCTGCAGCCGGCCGTCGCCGGCCACCTGCTCCAGACCGAGGTCGAGATCCTGTCGCGGCTGCTCCACGAGCCCGAGGCGCCGTTCGTGGCGATCCTGGGTGGTGTGAAGGTCTCCGACAAGCTGGGGGTCATCGACAATCTGCTCGAACGCGTTGACCACCTGCTGATCGGCGGGGCGATGTGCTTCACGTTCCTGAAGGCCAGCGGTGCCGATGTCGGCGCCAGCCGCGTCGAGGAGGAACAGCTCGACACGGTCGCCGGCCTTGTCGAGCAGGCAGGTGACCGGCTGCACCTGCCGGTCGACATCGTCGCGGCCGCGGCCTTCGAGGCCGACGCGGAGCACCGCACGGTCGAGGCCGACGACATCCCGGACGGATGGATGGGCCTGGACATCGGTCCGCGCACCGTCGAGGCGTTCGCGGGGGTGATCGCCACCGCACGGACGGTGGTCTGGAACGGTCCGATGGGCGTGTTTGAATGGGAGGCGTTCGCCGCCGGCACGAGGGGCATCGCCGACGCGGTCGCGGCGTGCGACGGGTTCACCGTCATCGGCGGCGGCGACAGCGCGGCCGCCGTCCGCTCGATGGGCCACGCCGACCACGTCAGTCACATCTCGACCGGCGGAGGTGCGTCGCTGGAGTTCCTCGAGGGCGTGGACCTGCCCGGCATCGCGGCCCTGCGCCGCGTCTGA
- the tpiA gene encoding triose-phosphate isomerase, with amino-acid sequence MARMPLLAGNWKMHKDHLEAIQLVQQISYHLDEQDYDRSEIVVIPPFTALRSIQTLIEGDRLAISLGAQDCYHEESGPFTGAISPVMLAKLAVRYVICGHSERRHIFGDDDDAVNRKVRAVLAHGMRPILCVGETDEEREQGQAEEVVARHVKRGLAGVDGDRADDVVIAYEPVWAIGTGKTATPSDADEMCGFTRSQVADVLGDDAGATIRVQYGGSVKPGNVADLMAQPEIDGALVGGASLQADDFAAICRYHRL; translated from the coding sequence ATGGCGCGGATGCCGCTGCTCGCCGGCAACTGGAAGATGCACAAGGACCACCTCGAGGCCATCCAACTGGTCCAGCAGATCTCCTACCACCTCGACGAGCAGGACTACGACCGCTCCGAGATCGTCGTCATCCCGCCGTTCACCGCACTGCGCAGCATCCAGACGCTGATCGAGGGCGACCGCCTCGCGATCAGCCTGGGCGCCCAGGACTGCTACCACGAGGAGTCAGGCCCGTTCACCGGCGCCATCAGCCCGGTGATGCTGGCGAAGCTCGCCGTCCGGTACGTCATCTGCGGGCACTCGGAGCGTCGCCACATCTTCGGCGACGACGACGATGCGGTGAACCGGAAGGTCCGCGCCGTCCTTGCCCACGGCATGCGCCCCATCCTGTGCGTCGGGGAGACCGACGAGGAGCGTGAGCAGGGACAGGCCGAGGAGGTGGTGGCGCGTCACGTCAAGCGCGGGCTGGCGGGCGTCGACGGCGACCGTGCCGACGATGTCGTGATCGCCTACGAGCCGGTCTGGGCCATCGGGACGGGCAAGACGGCGACGCCGTCGGACGCCGACGAGATGTGCGGGTTCACACGGTCGCAGGTCGCCGACGTCCTGGGCGACGATGCCGGCGCGACCATCCGCGTGCAGTACGGCGGCAGCGTCAAACCCGGCAACGTCGCCGACCTCATGGCACAGCCCGAGATCGACGGTGCGCTCGTTGGTGGGGCGAGCCTCCAGGCCGACGACTTCGCAGCGATCTGCCGGTACCACCGTCTGTAG
- the secG gene encoding preprotein translocase subunit SecG: MLTGIIVGVHVIVSLLLVLFILLKSGRGGGLSDMFGGGSMSTMSGSTVVERNLDRLTVITAVVFVMTTILLGLRLT; this comes from the coding sequence ATGCTGACCGGCATCATCGTCGGGGTGCACGTCATCGTGTCGCTCCTGCTCGTGCTGTTCATCCTGCTCAAGTCCGGTCGTGGCGGCGGGCTGTCCGACATGTTCGGCGGAGGCTCCATGAGCACCATGAGCGGTTCGACGGTCGTCGAGCGCAACCTGGATCGGCTCACGGTCATCACCGCGGTCGTGTTCGTGATGACGACGATCCTCCTGGGGCTGCGCCTGACCTGA